Proteins from a single region of Bombus vancouverensis nearcticus chromosome 5, iyBomVanc1_principal, whole genome shotgun sequence:
- the gt gene encoding transcription factor giant, whose product MMINCRMNPFFQTVVDNVQAKECTSNEDTSMQFSDSILDLSFKKATISKESENFSLHSNSLETNTTQQDQVERSSKTERSPLEVRKFIITPPSECESSKKIEHEPAHNLTDAPSQNGGFSTSPMDISVPFIPTILSTLLNPNNETINSKQFFSPPTTLIADSNKNSLYNLPIDIAKNTRPFKAYPKDPLSLTIGGTELVYDLESSEAYSEFRKRMLETMKQSNEGMITKMRKVTKSPVPTSTVDEKDAAYRERRRKNNEAAKRSRDARRAKEDEIAIRAAFLEHENKRLKYELSVLKNETAKLMAYFT is encoded by the coding sequence ATGATGATAAACTGCAGAATGAATCCCTTTTTCCAAACGGTGGTGGATAATGTACAAGCAAAAGAATGCACTTCTAACGAAGATACTAGCATGCAATTTTCTGACTCGATACTAGACTTGTCTTTTAAAAAAGCAACAATCTCGAAGGAGTCAGAAAATTTCAGTTTACATTCAAACTCACTCGAAACAAACACAACGCAACAAGATCAAGTTGAGCGTTCTTCAAAAACTGAAAGGAGTCCTTTGGAGGttcgaaaatttataataacGCCACCTTCCGAATGTGAATCATCGAAAAAAATTGAACACGAGCCAGCTCACAATCTTACGGACGCGCCATCGCAAAATGGTGGTTTTTCCACTTCGCCAATGGACATTTCGGTTCCATTCATTCCTACTATATTGTCAACATTATTGAATCCAAATAATGAAACTATTAATTCAAAGCAATTTTTTAGCCCCCCCACTACGTTGATTGCAGATTCTAACAAAAATTCGTTATACAATTTGCCTATAGATATTGCAAAAAATACAAGACCGTTTAAGGCTTATCCAAAAGATCCATTATCGCTCACTATAGGAGGAACCGAATTAGTGTACGATCTAGAATCCAGCGAAGCTTATTCGGAGTTTCGAAAGCGAATGCTGGAAACGATGAAACAATCGAACGAAGGCATGATAACAAAGATGAGAAAAGTCACGAAAAGTCCTGTGCCAACGAGCACTGTTGATGAGAAAGATGCAGCttatagagaaagaagaagaaagaataacGAAGCCGCAAAACGCTCTAGGGACGCACGAAGAGCCAAGGAAGATGAGATTGCTATCAGGGCAGCTTTTTTAGAACACGAAAATAAGAGACTTAAATATGAACTTTCAGTACTTAAAAACGAAACAGCCAAGTTAATGGCTTATTTCACCTAG
- the l(2)k10201 gene encoding zinc finger protein 511 lethal (2) k10201, with translation MEKFLQNIGVGLRSIDDPFFEDSYRICKIFQRKGVTVEDDEELCHDIIKEFSCYITGCKATFNKLIDFEMHYNSNHRYVCAECNKCLPNPRFLDIHIQETHDSFFQVLSTKQPMYQCYVSECDLKFNTSFERRDHCVSVHKYPKNFRFDNTPHCVRDKSKDKMDIDEPEPKRKESKSRKIQLNKNQKSKMFIATAKTTTSTNVIICESQLNASNNNAGATSLLFVPRQVHKSYTKILTKNQSGEKDVLETGCMMDLANTLPNT, from the exons ATGGAGAAATTCTTACAAAATATAGGCGTAGGGTTAAGATCTATTGATGATCCATTTTTCGAAGATTCATACAGAATTTGCAAGATTTTTCAACGAAAAGGTGTTACTGTTGAGGATGATGAAGAACTATGTCATGATAT TATAAAAGAATTCTCTTGTTACATTACTGGTTGTAAAGCAAcattcaataaattaattgattttGAGATGCACTACAATAGCAATCATCGATATGTTTGTGCAGAATGCAACAAATGTCTACCAAATCCTAGATTCTTAGATATTCATATTCAAGAAACCCATGATAGCTTTTTCCAAGTTTTATCAACGAAACAGCCAATG TATCAATGTTATGTTTCTGAGTgtgatttaaaatttaatacttCATTTGAAAGAAGAGATCATTGTGTTAGCGTACACAAATATCCAAAGAATTTTAGATTTGATAATACTCCACATTGCGTAAGAGATAAATCAAAAGATAAAATGGATATTGATGAACCAGAGCCAAAGCGGAAGGAATCCAAGTCAAGAAAAATACagttaaataaaaatcaaaaatcTAAAATGTTTATAGCTACAGCAAAAACTACAACCTCGACAAATGTCATTATCTGTGAAAGTCAATTAAACGCTTCAAATAATAATGCAGGAGCTACTTCGCTACTTTTTGTCCCTAGGCAAGTACATAAATCATATACAAAAATACTTACTAAAAATCAATCTGGTGAAAAAGATGTGCTTGAAACAGGATGTATGATGGACTTGGCTAATACATTACCAAATACATAG
- the LOC117156148 gene encoding LOW QUALITY PROTEIN: mitochondrial genome maintenance exonuclease 1 (The sequence of the model RefSeq protein was modified relative to this genomic sequence to represent the inferred CDS: inserted 2 bases in 2 codons; deleted 2 bases in 2 codons; substituted 3 bases at 3 genomic stop codons): MLRLGILQSVNGAVLKLNINENRFLTKCMNNLKTSSGTVETKDTSKLQNTIDSDIDGDVHKQIKNKKVMLQEXQRDSKLSKTNKLKSVNEFKVMVNIQWXQSVSIFGSETVENCXIQCIEDNEDLKIPTVTHILSKTMFPKVKAALERWKKNMIDIYGEERFKSXCKGILNSGKLFHSYIQMMLSKKEIEIPPSIKSLYLSIKPLLNDMKIFYRTQTNVIHPTLGYKSVIDCIASFRGKTYLIDWKKSGKRQTLLATTYDAPIQVAAYIGAINAFNEYSFKIDKGLFIVAYTNGEXIHELKDDALQIAWREWLNKLEQFHASYYKGSLNT, encoded by the exons ATGTTACGATTGGGTATTCTACAAAGTGTAAATGGAGCAGTTTTAAAATTAAACATCAACGAAAATAGATTTTTAACCAAATGTatgaataatttaaagacaaGCAGTGGAACAGTAGAAACAAAAGATACATCTAAATTACAGAATACTATAGACTCTGATATTGAC GGTGATGTgcataaacaaataaaaaataagaaagttaTGTTACAAGAGTAACAAAGAGATTCTAAGTTATcaaaaacaaacaaattaaaatcTGTAAATGAGTTTAAAGTAATGGTAAACATA CAATGGTAACAATCAGTATCTATTTTTGGTTCTGAGAcagttgagaatt ggattcAATGCATTGAAGATAATgaagatttaaaaattccaaCTGTAACACACATTCTTAGCAAAACCATGTTTCCCAAAGTAAAAGCTGCTTTAGAGAGGTGGAAGAAAAATATGATTGATATATATGGAGAAGAGCGTTTTAAATCATAATGTAAAG GTATATTGAATAGTggtaaattatttcattcttatATACAAATGATGCTTTcaaagaaagaaattgaaattccaCCTTCTATCAAATCATTATACCTtagtataaaaccattattGAACGATATGAAAATTTTTTATAGAACTCAGACAAATGTGATACATCCAACATTGGGATACAAAAGTGTCATAGATTGTATTGCTTCCTTTAG AGGTAAGACATATTTAATCGACTGGAAAAAGTCAGGGAAACGGCAAACATTGCTTGCAACAACTTATGATGCACCTATACAAGTTGCTGCTTATATTGGAGCTATTAATGCTTTTAATGAAtattcatttaag ATAGATAAAGGTTTGTTTATTGTTGCTTATACAAATGGTG GTATTCATGAATTGAAGGATGATGCCTTACAAATAGCATGGAGAGAATGGTTGAATAAGTTGGAACAGTTTCATGCAAGTTATTACAAAGGTAGTTTAAAtacttaa
- the tko gene encoding 30S ribosomal protein S12 technical knockout isoform X1: protein MNSLVRSMVSGARSCLTSSTVANKLQLTRLCANPGIQGNVLTTTNSYIGSLIQGLQIRFGSSLRRLHLFGPYKKYKKKKNPLDGKPYAKGVVIQTVIRKPKKPNSANRKCVVVRLSTGKEMVAFVPGEGHNLQEHNVVLCRPGKIKDTPGVKIRCVRGKYDLPHVIKKTA from the exons ATGAATTCCTTAGTAAGAAGTATGGTGAGCGGAGCTAGATCTTGTCTTACAAGTTCCACCGTAG CTAACAAACTACAGTTAACTAGATTATGTGCAAATCCTGGAATTCAAG GAAATGTGCTGACTACTACTAACTCATATATTGGAAGCTTGATACAAG gcTTACAGATAAGATTCGGATCATCATTAAGAAGGTTGCATCTATTTGGACCGTACAAAAAatataagaagaagaaaaatccttTAGATGGGAAACCATATGCAAAAGGCGTAGTCATACAAACTGTAATTCGAAAGCCAAAAAAACCTAATTCTGCGAATCGAAAATGCGTTGTCGTCCGCTTATCAACCGGCAAGGAAATGGTCGCTTTTGTACCAG GCGAGGGCCACAATCTTCAAGAGCATAACGTCGTTCTGTGTCGGCCAGGAAAGATAAAGGATACTCCAGGTGTTAAAATCAGATGCGTTCGCGGCAAGTATGATCTACCTCACGTAATAAAGAAAACTGCTTAG
- the LOC117156161 gene encoding uncharacterized protein LOC117156161 codes for MKFLIVLAIFALASPLYAQSEEKVIEKRGISYGLGGGLGHGGGLGHGGGLSSVSYSVPVVTKSIRISSGGYGGYGLGGHGLGGHGLGGLSRGHGGW; via the exons ATGAAATTTCTC ATTGTTCTTGCTATCTTCGCTTTGGCATCTCCCTTGTATGCCCAATCTGAGGAAAAGGTAATCGAGAAGAGAGGCATCAGCTATGGTTTGGGAGGTGGCTTAGGTCATGGAGGTGGCTTAGGTCATGGAGGAG GACTTAGTAGTGTATCATACAGCGTTCCGGTAGTCACCAAAAGCATCCGTATCTCTAGCGGTGGATATGGAGGATATGGTCTTGGAGGACATGGTCTTGGAGGACATGGTCTTGGAGGACTCTCCAGAGGACACGGTGGATGGTGA
- the tko gene encoding 30S ribosomal protein S12 technical knockout isoform X2, with protein sequence MNSLVRSMVSGARSCLTSSTVGNVLTTTNSYIGSLIQGLQIRFGSSLRRLHLFGPYKKYKKKKNPLDGKPYAKGVVIQTVIRKPKKPNSANRKCVVVRLSTGKEMVAFVPGEGHNLQEHNVVLCRPGKIKDTPGVKIRCVRGKYDLPHVIKKTA encoded by the exons ATGAATTCCTTAGTAAGAAGTATGGTGAGCGGAGCTAGATCTTGTCTTACAAGTTCCACCGTAG GAAATGTGCTGACTACTACTAACTCATATATTGGAAGCTTGATACAAG gcTTACAGATAAGATTCGGATCATCATTAAGAAGGTTGCATCTATTTGGACCGTACAAAAAatataagaagaagaaaaatccttTAGATGGGAAACCATATGCAAAAGGCGTAGTCATACAAACTGTAATTCGAAAGCCAAAAAAACCTAATTCTGCGAATCGAAAATGCGTTGTCGTCCGCTTATCAACCGGCAAGGAAATGGTCGCTTTTGTACCAG GCGAGGGCCACAATCTTCAAGAGCATAACGTCGTTCTGTGTCGGCCAGGAAAGATAAAGGATACTCCAGGTGTTAAAATCAGATGCGTTCGCGGCAAGTATGATCTACCTCACGTAATAAAGAAAACTGCTTAG